In Nostoc sp. CENA543, a single genomic region encodes these proteins:
- a CDS encoding substrate-binding domain-containing protein translates to MKSKKSQFKRRKQVFTSITIIVAALGLTYAPIPGLQQTVVIVSGTELQEPLQQLEAKFEQENPNIKLELKFQGSQDMVNNYVDQKNDFKPAVLIPANGEILTELGDRLRTTTQTEPFYETPQPLAKTLLVGIAWPERGKVLFPNGRFQWSKLEQAMQAGNWGKVGGAINWGSFDFVTTDPTRSSSGQLTLNLWTQSKLGGAINADSFNNSSVQELFSLIKKSVYQPPRSTDILLQEFIVRGANDADVATVYESVALYRWQQSAASKGRPYQVYYLDPSIETTATAAIVRRDVDAGTAKAAKRFLDFLTQPEQQAVFVQYGFRPVNNNVDLKTVPNSPWNKNIPGVEVKPSVKILPPPDSKTITEIQRQWERAN, encoded by the coding sequence ATGAAAAGCAAAAAATCTCAATTCAAGCGCAGAAAACAAGTTTTTACCTCTATTACGATTATCGTAGCTGCATTAGGTTTAACTTACGCCCCAATTCCTGGTTTACAGCAAACAGTGGTCATTGTTAGCGGGACAGAATTACAAGAACCACTGCAACAACTAGAAGCTAAATTTGAGCAAGAAAACCCCAATATCAAGTTAGAACTCAAGTTTCAGGGTTCACAAGATATGGTTAACAATTATGTTGACCAGAAAAACGATTTTAAACCTGCGGTGTTAATTCCAGCCAATGGAGAAATTTTAACAGAATTGGGCGATCGCCTCCGCACTACCACCCAAACCGAACCATTTTATGAAACTCCTCAACCATTAGCTAAAACTCTATTAGTGGGTATCGCTTGGCCGGAACGCGGTAAAGTTCTTTTTCCCAATGGACGCTTTCAATGGTCAAAACTGGAACAAGCAATGCAAGCTGGTAATTGGGGAAAAGTTGGCGGTGCAATTAACTGGGGTAGTTTTGATTTTGTCACCACAGACCCCACGCGGTCTAGTAGCGGTCAGTTGACTTTAAACTTGTGGACACAATCAAAATTAGGTGGTGCTATTAACGCTGATAGTTTTAATAATTCCTCTGTCCAAGAACTATTTAGTTTAATCAAAAAATCAGTTTATCAACCACCTCGTTCTACAGATATTCTCCTACAAGAATTTATTGTGAGAGGTGCTAATGATGCTGATGTCGCTACTGTATATGAAAGTGTAGCTTTATATCGTTGGCAACAATCAGCAGCCAGTAAAGGTAGACCATACCAAGTTTATTATTTAGACCCATCAATTGAAACTACCGCCACCGCCGCAATTGTCCGGCGAGACGTAGACGCAGGTACAGCAAAAGCCGCCAAACGATTTTTAGACTTTCTTACCCAACCAGAACAACAAGCAGTATTTGTTCAGTATGGTTTTCGTCCGGTGAATAATAACGTTGATTTAAAAACTGTACCGAATAGTCCGTGGAATAAAAATATTCCTGGTGTAGAGGTAAAGCCGAGTGTGAAAATTCTGCCACCACCAGATAGTAAAACCATTACAGAAATTCAACGTCAATGGGAAAGGGCGAATTAA